The following proteins are encoded in a genomic region of Pseudomonas sp. Os17:
- a CDS encoding LIC_13387 family protein: MLAPALIVASSAIVLLLGSLHLIYTFATDKFQPRDPALAERMRQVSPMITGQTSLWRAWVGFNASHSLGAMLFGLVYGYLAWLHPALLLEARGLLLIGLGFLASLWLLAIRYWFRIPLAGISLALVLFAAGTTLLFS, from the coding sequence GTGTTGGCCCCCGCCCTGATCGTCGCCAGCTCAGCCATCGTGCTGCTGCTGGGCAGCCTGCACCTGATCTACACCTTCGCCACCGACAAATTCCAGCCCCGTGATCCGGCCCTGGCCGAACGCATGCGCCAGGTGTCGCCAATGATCACCGGCCAGACCAGCCTGTGGCGTGCCTGGGTCGGCTTCAATGCCAGCCATAGCCTGGGAGCGATGTTGTTCGGCCTGGTCTATGGCTACCTGGCCTGGCTGCACCCGGCCCTGCTGCTGGAAGCCCGCGGCCTGTTGCTGATCGGCCTGGGCTTTCTCGCCAGCCTGTGGCTGCTGGCGATCCGTTACTGGTTCCGTATTCCCCTGGCGGGCATCAGCCTCGCCCTGGTGCTGTTCGCCGCAGGAACTACGCTGCTTTTCAGCTGA
- a CDS encoding acyl-CoA synthetase, whose translation MSIYEQGLAPSAVNHIALSPLSFIERTAAVYPEYPAVIHGSIRRTWAQTYSRCRRLASALAGRGIGKNDTVAVMLPNIPAMLEAHFGVPMIGAVLNALNVRLDAEAIAFMLAHGEAKVLIADREFHGVIHAAVAMLDHPPLVIDVDDPEYGEGQAVSDLDYEAFLAEGDPEYPWQWPEDEWQAIALNYTSGTTGNPKGVVYHHRGAYLNSLGNQMIWAMGNHPVYLWTLPMFHCNGWCYPWIVTALGGVHVFLRRVDPQKILNLIREHQITHLCGAPIVLNALVNMPESAKAAIDHPVNAMVAGAAPPAKVIGAVEEMGIKVTHVYGLTEVYGPVTLCAWHAAWDELPLEQRAQIKSRQGVRYPTLEGLMVADPKTLEPTPRDGQTIGEIFMRGNTVMKGYLKNPSATAEAFEGGWFHTGDLGVTHPDGYIEIRDRLKDIIISGGENISTIELEGVLYRHPAVLEAAVVARPDEKWGETPCAFITLKADHQDVGEAEIIAFCREHLAGFKVPRTVVFSTLPKTSTGKIQKFVLRDLAKNL comes from the coding sequence ATGTCCATCTACGAGCAAGGCCTCGCGCCGTCTGCCGTCAACCATATCGCCCTCTCCCCCTTGAGCTTCATCGAACGCACCGCTGCGGTTTACCCCGAGTATCCGGCGGTGATCCACGGTTCGATCCGCCGCACCTGGGCCCAGACCTACAGCCGCTGCCGGCGCCTGGCTTCGGCCCTGGCCGGGCGCGGCATCGGCAAGAACGACACCGTGGCGGTGATGCTGCCGAACATCCCGGCGATGCTCGAAGCGCATTTTGGCGTGCCGATGATCGGCGCCGTGCTCAATGCCCTCAACGTGCGCCTGGACGCCGAGGCCATCGCCTTCATGCTGGCCCACGGCGAGGCCAAGGTGCTGATCGCCGACCGCGAGTTCCACGGGGTGATCCACGCGGCCGTGGCCATGCTCGATCACCCGCCGCTGGTGATCGATGTCGACGATCCGGAATACGGCGAAGGCCAGGCGGTCAGCGACCTGGACTACGAGGCTTTTCTCGCCGAGGGCGACCCGGAGTACCCCTGGCAGTGGCCGGAAGACGAATGGCAGGCCATTGCCCTGAACTACACCTCGGGCACCACCGGCAACCCCAAGGGCGTGGTCTATCACCACCGCGGCGCCTACCTCAATTCCCTGGGCAACCAGATGATCTGGGCCATGGGCAACCACCCGGTGTACCTCTGGACCCTGCCGATGTTCCACTGCAACGGCTGGTGCTACCCGTGGATCGTCACCGCCCTGGGCGGGGTGCATGTGTTCCTGCGCCGGGTCGATCCGCAGAAGATCCTCAACCTGATCCGCGAGCACCAGATCACCCACCTGTGCGGCGCGCCCATCGTGCTCAATGCCCTGGTGAACATGCCGGAATCGGCCAAGGCGGCCATCGACCACCCGGTCAACGCCATGGTCGCCGGGGCCGCGCCACCGGCCAAGGTGATCGGCGCCGTGGAGGAGATGGGCATCAAGGTCACCCACGTCTACGGCCTGACCGAGGTCTATGGCCCAGTGACCCTGTGTGCCTGGCACGCCGCCTGGGACGAGCTGCCGCTGGAGCAGCGGGCGCAGATCAAGTCACGCCAGGGCGTGCGCTACCCGACCCTGGAAGGGCTGATGGTGGCTGATCCGAAAACCCTCGAACCCACGCCCCGGGACGGCCAGACCATCGGCGAGATCTTCATGCGCGGCAACACCGTGATGAAGGGCTACCTGAAGAACCCCAGCGCCACCGCCGAAGCCTTCGAGGGCGGCTGGTTCCATACCGGCGACCTGGGGGTGACCCACCCGGACGGCTATATCGAAATCCGCGACCGGCTCAAGGACATCATCATTTCCGGCGGCGAGAACATCTCCACCATTGAGCTGGAAGGTGTGCTCTATCGCCACCCGGCGGTGCTGGAAGCGGCGGTGGTGGCCCGGCCCGACGAAAAATGGGGCGAAACCCCCTGCGCCTTCATCACCCTCAAGGCCGATCACCAGGACGTGGGCGAAGCCGAGATCATCGCTTTCTGCCGCGAACACCTGGCGGGCTTCAAGGTGCCGCGTACCGTGGTCTTCAGCACCTTGCCCAAGACCTCCACCGGCAAGATCCAGAAGTTCGTCCTGCGCGACCTGGCGAAAAACCTCTAG
- a CDS encoding DUF6021 family protein, protein MATKTPTGPRSSEHASNHHDPGFDPDSPDVADPQIDPVGPARAPLDQPEPEHRRKRSRAYDPLANLRK, encoded by the coding sequence ATGGCTACCAAGACCCCCACGGGGCCGCGCTCGTCCGAGCACGCCTCGAATCACCACGACCCGGGTTTCGACCCCGATTCGCCAGACGTCGCCGATCCCCAGATCGATCCGGTGGGGCCGGCCAGGGCGCCCCTGGATCAGCCGGAACCCGAGCACCGGCGCAAGCGCTCGCGAGCCTACGACCCTCTGGCCAACCTGAGGAAATGA
- a CDS encoding response regulator transcription factor, with protein sequence MTSEAQQLVYVVDDDPGMLDSTVWLLESVGLKAVPFTSGREFLEHCDPSLNACVLLDVRMPGMGGLNVQEELRQRDIHLPLIFVSGHADVPIVVRAFKAGAVDFIEKPYNEQLLLDSVQQALSRADRHQSQSAGQARVQALLESLTPREKDVLLPLVQGYSNREIAEQLGVSIKTIDLYRSRVMKRMQAEHLPQLVGMAIAAGLVDPLQLR encoded by the coding sequence ATGACAAGTGAGGCGCAGCAGCTGGTGTACGTGGTCGACGACGACCCGGGCATGCTCGACTCCACGGTCTGGCTCCTGGAGTCGGTGGGGCTCAAGGCCGTGCCCTTCACCAGCGGCCGGGAGTTTCTCGAACACTGCGACCCCAGCCTCAATGCCTGCGTGCTGCTGGATGTGCGCATGCCCGGCATGGGCGGCCTGAATGTCCAGGAAGAGCTGCGCCAGCGCGATATCCACCTGCCGCTGATCTTTGTCAGCGGCCACGCCGACGTGCCCATCGTGGTCCGTGCCTTCAAGGCCGGCGCGGTGGATTTCATCGAGAAGCCCTACAACGAACAGCTGCTGCTGGACAGCGTGCAGCAGGCCCTGAGCCGCGCCGACCGTCATCAGAGCCAGAGCGCCGGGCAGGCCCGGGTGCAGGCGCTGCTGGAGAGCCTGACGCCGCGGGAGAAGGACGTGCTGCTGCCCCTGGTGCAGGGCTACAGCAACCGCGAGATCGCCGAACAGCTGGGGGTCAGCATCAAGACCATCGACCTGTATCGCTCACGGGTGATGAAGCGCATGCAGGCCGAGCACCTGCCGCAACTGGTGGGCATGGCGATTGCCGCCGGCCTGGTGGACCCGCTGCAACTGCGCTGA
- a CDS encoding HAD family hydrolase has translation MTIRAVVFDFGGVLFDWSPHHLYRQLIPDDQRRQWFLDTVCTQAWNTQQDAGRPLAEATRSLVAEHPEHAPLIEAYYGRWPEMLKGPLDEGVALLEELHQAQVPLFGLTNWSQETFPYAWEHYPFLQKFRDIVVSGQERQIKPDAEIYHTALGRIRAHVPGVAPEELVFIDDHAPNIVAARALGWRAIHHVAAGETRRQLGELGVV, from the coding sequence ATGACGATTCGTGCCGTGGTTTTCGATTTTGGTGGCGTGCTGTTCGACTGGAGCCCGCACCACCTGTACCGCCAACTGATCCCCGACGACCAGCGTCGCCAGTGGTTCCTCGACACCGTCTGCACCCAGGCCTGGAACACCCAGCAGGACGCCGGCCGGCCCCTGGCCGAAGCCACCCGCAGCCTGGTGGCCGAGCATCCCGAGCATGCGCCGTTGATCGAGGCCTATTACGGACGCTGGCCGGAGATGCTCAAGGGGCCACTGGACGAAGGCGTGGCCCTGCTGGAGGAACTGCACCAGGCGCAGGTGCCGCTGTTCGGGTTGACCAACTGGTCCCAGGAAACCTTTCCCTATGCCTGGGAGCACTACCCGTTCTTGCAGAAGTTTCGCGACATCGTGGTGTCGGGGCAGGAGCGGCAGATCAAGCCGGATGCCGAGATCTATCACACGGCCTTGGGGCGCATTCGCGCGCATGTGCCGGGGGTTGCGCCTGAGGAGCTGGTGTTCATTGATGACCATGCGCCAAATATCGTCGCGGCCAGGGCGTTGGGGTGGCGGGCGATTCATCATGTGGCCGCGGGGGAGACGCGGCGGCAGTTGGGGGAGTTGGGGGTGGTTTGA
- a CDS encoding PAS domain-containing sensor histidine kinase, giving the protein MPTSTHLSRWLQLQRQGQLPDSPWLGHDPQPSLLLDARAQPLDLNPALRQWLDDAATGDLAALLPINHAALVRACLEQQRAIEQVEAQWGERILLWSFIPDPLHQRVLARCQEATAQVQAERDSARARRLYRLITENTTDLISRHTPDGRFLDASPASWTLLGYWPEQLRGLLARSLFHSQGLAGLMQRTRDALEQDGYHTMTYRIRHRDGHYLWFETACRGIRDTYTGTVVEVVAVSRDITARVQAEENKRRLAEVVEANPDPVLFIQPGGAVTYLNPAARRTLGLAADQAMPGLASILSAHVLDSLQREGWERAERSGRWSIEARLQPPAGGASVPVSLMLLAHRAASGERFYSLVAHDQSERELREAQQRHHQDELAHSARLVTLGELASGIAHEINQPLAAVVNYANASQRYLQALDTQPEAAHKVAQGLERIAEQATHAAEVIKRLRAFLRKGGRRVQALDLAEVARETVRLCAWEAQASQVTIDLHLADNLPPVYADRVLLEQVLLNLLRNAIEANREVHGQQGSHIVLAAEARSEGGVQISVSDQGPGVCAEQLPQLFTPFYTSKANGLGLGLSMSRSIVEGFGGDLQAHPQAVGLRMCCRLPASAPADPPATSQATSPATTGARQ; this is encoded by the coding sequence ATGCCCACCTCCACCCACCTGAGCCGCTGGTTGCAGCTACAGCGCCAAGGCCAGTTGCCGGACTCGCCCTGGCTGGGCCACGACCCGCAGCCGAGCCTGCTGCTGGACGCCCGGGCGCAGCCGCTGGACCTCAACCCGGCACTGCGCCAGTGGCTGGACGATGCGGCCACTGGCGATCTCGCGGCCCTGCTGCCGATCAACCATGCGGCCCTGGTGCGCGCCTGCCTGGAGCAGCAGCGTGCCATCGAACAGGTGGAGGCCCAGTGGGGCGAACGCATCCTGCTCTGGAGCTTCATTCCCGACCCCCTGCACCAGCGGGTGCTGGCGCGCTGTCAGGAGGCCACCGCCCAGGTCCAGGCCGAGCGCGACTCGGCCCGGGCCCGGCGCCTGTACCGGCTGATCACCGAGAACACCACCGACCTGATTTCCCGGCACACCCCGGACGGCCGCTTCCTCGATGCCTCGCCGGCGTCCTGGACCCTGTTGGGCTACTGGCCCGAACAACTGCGCGGCCTGCTGGCCCGCAGCCTGTTCCACAGCCAGGGCCTGGCCGGGCTGATGCAGCGCACCCGCGACGCCCTGGAGCAGGACGGCTACCACACCATGACCTACCGCATCCGCCATCGCGACGGTCATTACCTGTGGTTCGAAACCGCCTGCCGGGGCATCCGCGACACCTACACCGGCACCGTGGTGGAAGTGGTGGCGGTGTCCCGGGACATCACCGCCCGGGTCCAGGCCGAGGAGAACAAACGGCGCCTGGCCGAAGTGGTAGAGGCCAACCCCGACCCGGTGCTGTTCATCCAGCCCGGCGGCGCGGTGACCTACCTCAACCCGGCGGCGCGGCGCACCCTGGGGCTGGCGGCCGATCAGGCGATGCCCGGCCTGGCCTCGATACTCAGCGCGCACGTGCTGGACAGCCTGCAGCGCGAGGGCTGGGAGCGCGCCGAGCGCAGCGGCCGCTGGAGCATCGAGGCGCGCCTGCAACCGCCGGCCGGCGGCGCCTCGGTGCCGGTGTCGCTGATGCTCCTGGCCCACCGCGCGGCCAGTGGCGAGCGCTTCTATTCCCTGGTGGCCCACGACCAGAGCGAGCGCGAACTGCGCGAGGCCCAGCAGCGCCATCACCAGGACGAACTGGCCCACAGCGCGCGGCTGGTGACCCTGGGCGAACTGGCCTCGGGCATCGCCCATGAGATCAACCAGCCCCTGGCCGCAGTGGTCAATTACGCCAATGCCAGCCAACGTTACCTGCAAGCCCTGGACACCCAGCCCGAAGCCGCGCACAAGGTCGCCCAGGGCCTGGAGCGAATCGCCGAACAGGCGACCCACGCCGCCGAAGTGATCAAGCGCCTGCGGGCCTTCCTGCGCAAGGGCGGGCGCCGGGTGCAGGCCCTGGACCTCGCCGAGGTGGCCCGGGAAACCGTGCGCCTGTGTGCCTGGGAAGCCCAGGCCAGCCAGGTGACGATCGACTTGCACCTGGCGGATAATCTGCCGCCGGTGTACGCCGATCGGGTGCTGCTGGAGCAGGTGCTGCTGAACCTGCTGCGCAACGCCATCGAAGCCAATCGCGAAGTGCATGGGCAGCAGGGCTCGCACATTGTCCTGGCGGCCGAGGCGAGGAGCGAAGGCGGGGTGCAGATCAGCGTCAGCGACCAGGGCCCCGGGGTCTGTGCCGAGCAACTGCCGCAGCTGTTCACCCCGTTCTACACCAGCAAGGCCAACGGCCTGGGGCTCGGGCTGTCCATGAGCCGCAGCATCGTCGAGGGCTTTGGCGGCGACTTGCAGGCCCACCCCCAGGCGGTGGGCCTGCGCATGTGCTGCCGGCTGCCGGCCAGCGCCCCGGCCGACCCCCCGGCAACTTCCCAGGCAACTTCCCCCGCAACGACAGGAGCAAGGCAATGA
- a CDS encoding TetR/AcrR family transcriptional regulator — protein sequence MAERCSRFAESRDKALELFASKGFGQVGMRELASHLGLTPGSLYHHYPSKQHLLLDLIEEFFDELHSTLKRLQRRKLQGDCLPALIRAHLKLHRELPRHFRLVERDSGCLNPDQQVRVGQLRERYEQQLLQLLGTPPSLGPQAQRAAAHALANLLNSAPSWFSEQPLAEREREALLENLLSGAIERLLGGAPLHSAVA from the coding sequence ATGGCTGAGCGCTGCTCACGCTTTGCCGAAAGCCGCGACAAGGCCCTGGAGCTGTTCGCCAGCAAGGGCTTCGGCCAGGTCGGCATGCGTGAGCTGGCGAGCCATCTGGGGCTGACCCCGGGCTCGCTGTACCACCATTACCCGAGCAAGCAGCACCTGCTGCTGGACCTGATCGAAGAGTTCTTCGATGAGCTGCACAGCACCCTCAAGCGCCTGCAACGGCGCAAGTTGCAGGGCGACTGCCTGCCGGCGCTGATTCGCGCCCACCTGAAGCTGCACCGGGAATTGCCGCGGCATTTTCGCCTGGTGGAACGTGACAGCGGCTGCCTCAATCCCGACCAGCAGGTGCGGGTCGGGCAATTGCGCGAGCGTTATGAGCAACAGCTGCTGCAACTGCTGGGCACCCCGCCCAGCCTTGGCCCGCAAGCCCAGCGCGCCGCCGCCCATGCCCTGGCCAACCTGCTCAACAGCGCCCCCAGCTGGTTCAGCGAGCAACCGCTGGCCGAGCGTGAACGTGAGGCGCTGCTGGAAAACCTGCTCAGCGGCGCCATCGAGCGCCTGCTGGGTGGCGCGCCGCTGCACAGCGCGGTGGCCTGA
- a CDS encoding acyl-CoA dehydrogenase C-terminal domain-containing protein gives MPEFNAPLRDMRFVLHEVFNAPKLWARLPALADTVDADTADAILEEAAKVTGNLIAPLNRSGDEEGASWHAGQVRTPAGFKEAYRTYIEGGWVGLSGNPAYGGMGMPKMLAVQFEEMLYAANSSFALYSALSSGACLAIDAHASEELKQRYLPPMYEGRWAGSMCLTEAHAGTDLGIIRTRAEPQADGSYRISGSKIFITGGEQDLTENIIHLVLAKLPDAPAGPKGISLFLVPKIHVDAHGHLGAANAVSCGSIEHKMGIKASATCVLNFDGASGWLIGEANKGLAAMFTMMNYERLSIGIQGIGCAENSYQNARTYARERIQSRSPAGPVAKDKIADPIIVHPDVRRMLLTMKAMTEGGRAFASYVGQQLDLAKFADQPHERHNAEALVALLTPVAKAFFTDTGLDSCVLGQQIFGGHGYIREWGQEQLVRDVRIAQIYEGTNGIQALDLLGRKVVGNGGVALRLFTGEIRDYAYLPGAAYAAELLDAVQRLEDLSDWLREQAAQNPNAVGSACVEYLQLFGYVAYAYLWARMAQVAEHQRSEDDGFYGAKLATARFYFSRLLPRILSLEQSIRAGSSSLFGLDAEHF, from the coding sequence ATGCCCGAATTCAATGCTCCGCTGCGCGATATGCGCTTTGTCCTGCATGAAGTGTTCAACGCACCCAAGCTCTGGGCGCGCCTGCCGGCCCTGGCCGACACCGTGGACGCCGACACCGCCGACGCGATTCTCGAAGAAGCGGCCAAGGTCACCGGCAATCTGATCGCCCCGCTCAACCGCAGCGGCGACGAGGAAGGCGCCAGCTGGCACGCCGGGCAGGTGCGCACCCCGGCCGGCTTCAAGGAGGCCTACCGCACCTACATCGAGGGCGGCTGGGTCGGCCTGAGCGGCAACCCGGCCTACGGCGGCATGGGCATGCCGAAGATGCTCGCGGTGCAGTTCGAAGAGATGCTGTACGCCGCCAATTCCAGTTTCGCCCTGTATTCGGCCCTGAGTTCCGGGGCCTGCCTGGCCATCGACGCCCACGCCAGCGAGGAGCTCAAGCAGCGCTACCTGCCACCGATGTACGAAGGCCGCTGGGCCGGTTCCATGTGCCTGACCGAGGCCCACGCCGGCACCGACCTGGGGATCATCCGCACCCGCGCCGAACCCCAGGCCGACGGCAGCTACCGGATCAGCGGCAGCAAGATCTTCATCACCGGCGGCGAGCAGGACCTGACCGAGAACATCATCCACCTGGTGCTGGCCAAGCTGCCGGACGCCCCGGCCGGGCCCAAGGGCATCTCGCTGTTCCTGGTACCGAAGATCCATGTCGACGCCCACGGCCACCTCGGCGCGGCCAACGCGGTGAGCTGCGGCTCCATCGAACACAAGATGGGCATCAAGGCCTCGGCCACCTGCGTGCTGAACTTCGACGGCGCCAGCGGCTGGCTGATCGGCGAGGCCAACAAGGGCCTGGCGGCGATGTTCACCATGATGAACTACGAGCGCCTGTCCATCGGCATCCAGGGCATCGGCTGCGCCGAGAACTCCTACCAGAACGCCCGCACCTACGCCCGCGAACGCATCCAGAGCCGCTCCCCGGCCGGCCCGGTGGCCAAGGACAAGATCGCCGACCCGATCATTGTCCACCCCGATGTGCGGCGCATGCTGCTGACCATGAAGGCCATGACCGAAGGCGGCCGGGCCTTCGCCAGCTACGTCGGCCAGCAGCTGGACCTGGCCAAGTTCGCCGACCAGCCCCATGAGCGGCACAACGCCGAAGCCCTGGTGGCGCTGCTGACCCCGGTGGCCAAGGCGTTCTTCACCGACACCGGGCTGGACAGCTGCGTGCTCGGCCAGCAGATCTTCGGCGGCCACGGCTACATTCGCGAATGGGGCCAGGAGCAACTGGTGCGCGATGTGCGCATCGCGCAGATCTACGAAGGCACCAACGGCATCCAGGCCCTGGACCTGTTGGGGCGCAAGGTGGTGGGCAACGGCGGCGTGGCCCTGCGCCTGTTCACCGGCGAGATCCGCGACTATGCCTACCTGCCCGGCGCCGCCTACGCCGCCGAGCTGCTGGACGCGGTGCAGCGCCTGGAAGACCTCAGCGACTGGTTGCGCGAGCAGGCGGCGCAGAACCCCAACGCGGTGGGCAGCGCCTGCGTCGAGTACCTGCAGCTGTTCGGCTACGTGGCCTACGCCTACCTGTGGGCGCGCATGGCCCAGGTGGCCGAGCACCAGCGCTCCGAGGACGACGGCTTCTATGGCGCCAAGCTGGCCACCGCGCGGTTCTATTTCAGCCGCCTGCTGCCGCGCATCCTCAGCCTGGAGCAGAGCATTCGCGCCGGCAGTTCCTCCTTGTTCGGCCTGGACGCCGAGCACTTCTGA